One stretch of Eupeodes corollae chromosome 2, idEupCoro1.1, whole genome shotgun sequence DNA includes these proteins:
- the LOC129945654 gene encoding translocation protein SEC63 homolog: MAGQKFQYDESGGTFYYFLLSFLALILIPTTLYYWPRKKKVDPRKTKEECQCPDCQTKKLILAAAEPYKALKLFLVKLTLVLGWALLVFLAYRVSQFDYEMASFDPFEILKIPPTSSAADIKKAYRKLSLILHPDKETGNEKEFMMLTKAYQALTDDVAKENWEKYGNPDGPGAMSFGIALPSWIVEKENSVWVLGLYGLVFMVALPSVVGMWWYRSIRFSGDKVLLDTSQMYFYFFHKTPHMLLKRVIMILGASLEFDRQYNKQVVERLSDNDEVPALIRQLPNLNEKCKEHPLCRLYSIKARAIIHAHLSRMPLNPDTLEKDRQLIVKKCPYLIQEMVSCVHQLVMLAYARRVPRIPTLETIENCMKLSPMVIQALWEFKSPLMQLPHIGEDNLHYIMKKRHLKNLQQFAQLKPEESRVLLRSLTDFEYDNVMRVLGKMPLIDFSIRCEVIDDENTNVVTAGAIVTVTVTLVRKDMKVLFGDTESPAKESIKEEEVVEDTPEEGVAANNTAPPKKQTWAKQGKRGGKGKGGKKGGVNKPKTNKAATTTSSPPPSSSEAQKTPKPTSTTTTAADNQQDQSKHNSGDESDDSEIDEKESPAGSVSDDDEKKNSSLDDDDDEEWDRLQQKLNKREKLEGKSRISHTVHCPMYPEEKQEYWWTYICDRKSRTLLTAPYHVTSLKDREEIQLKFTAPRWAGVYTFTVCLRSDSYLGMDQQQELKLDVKKAPVPPADHPQWDISESESEHKDEQEHESEFTTDTSDDEE, encoded by the exons ATGGCAGGCCAAAAGTTTCAATACGATGAGAGCGGCGGAACGTtttattatttccttttatCATTCCTCGCCCTAATTCTAATACCGACAACACTTTACTATTGGCCGCGCAAAAAGAAAGTCG ATCCACGAAAGACAAAAGAAGAATGTCAATGTCCGGATTGCCAAACGAAAAAGCTAATTTTAGCAGCAGCTGAACCCTATAAGGCGCTCAAATTGTTCTTGGTCAAGTTGACACTGGTCTTGGGTTGGGCGCTGTTGGTTTTCCTCGCCTATAGGGTGTCACAATTCGATTACGAAATGGCCAGTTTCGATCCATTTGAGATTCTCAAAATTCCACCAACCTCATCGGCGGCGGATATCAAGAAAGCCTATCGCAAGCTTTCTCTGATTCTCCATCCCGACAAGGAGACCGGTAACGAAAAGGAATTCATGATGCTAACGAAAGCGTACCAAGCGCTCACCGATGACGTGGCCAAAGAAAACTGGGAGAAATATGGTAACCCAGATGGTCCCGGTGCCATGTCATTTGGTATTGCTTTGCCCTCCTGGATTGTCGAGAAGGAGAACTCTGTGTGGGTTTTGGGTTTGTATGGTCTAGTTTTTATGGTAGCATTACCCTCCGTGGTCGGAATGTGGTGGTATCGCTCGATAAGGTTTTCTGGAGACAAGGTTCTGTTGGATACGTCACAGATGTACTTCTACTTCTTTCACAAGACGCCACATATGCTACTGAAGAGAGTCATTATGATATTGGGAGCGAGTTTGGAGTTTGACCGACAGTACAACAAACAAGTGGTGGAACGACTTTCCGACAACGATGAAGTCCCAgcg CTAATTCGACAATTGcctaatttgaatgaaaaatgcaAAGAACACCCGCTGTGTCGTTTGTATTCGATTAAGGCACGAGCTATCATTCACGCTCACTTGAGTCGCATGCCTCTGAATCCAGATACTCTCGAAAAAGATCGACAGTTGATTGTTAAGAAGTGTCCTTATCTCATTCAGGAAATGGTTTCTTGTGTTCATCAACTGGTGATGTTGGCATATGCTAGACGAG TACCTCGAATTCCAACACTGGAGACAATCGAAAACTGCATGAAACTCTCACCGATGGTTATTCAAGCTTTGTGGGAATTTAAATCGCCACTTATGCAACTACCACACATTGGAGAGGATAATTTGCACTATATTATGAAGAAACGGCATTTAAAGAATCTTCAGCAATTCGCTCAACTCAAACCCGAGGAGAGTAGAGTTCTGTTGAGAAGTTTGACTGATTTTGAATATGATAATGTAATGAGAGTTCTTGGAAAAATGCCTCTAATTGACTTTTCAATTCGTTGTGAAG TTATTGAtgatgaaaacacaaatgtGGTAACAGCTGGAGCTATTGTCACTGTTACAGTAACTCTTGTAAGGAAAGATATGAAAGTATTGTTCGGAGACACCGAATCACCAGCTAAAGAAAGTATCAA GGAAGAAGAAGTCGTAGAGGACACACCCGAAGAAGGTGTTGCAGCTAACAACACAGCACCTCCTAAAAAGCAAACATGGGCTAAGCAAGGAAAACGTGGTGGCAAAGGTAAAGGTGGCAAAAAAGGAGGTGTTAACAAACCAAAAACCAACAAGGCAGCTACAACAACATCTTCACCACCTCCATCATCAAGTGAAGCacaaaaaacaccaaaaccGACATCAACAACTACAACAGCTGCAGATAACCAACAAGATCAATCAAAGCATAATTCAGGAGACGAATCAGACGATTCCGAAATTGACGAGAAAGAATCCCCTGCAGGATCGGTTAGTGATGATGACGAGAAGAAAAATTCATCccttgacgatgatgatgatgaagaatgGGACCGTTTGCAACAGAAACTCAACAAACGAGAGAAACTCGAAGGAAAATCACGCATTTCGCACACTGTACACTGTCCCATGTATCCAGAAGAAAAACAGGAATACTGGTGGACATATATCTGCGACCGCAAGTCACGCACGCTTCTTACAGCACCATATCATGTGACAAGCTTAAAAGACAGAGAAGAAATTCAGTTGAAATTCACAGCTCCGCGATGGGCCGGTGTCTACACATTTACCGTTTGCTTGCGGTCAG ATTCATATCTCGGTATGGATCAACAACAAGAACTCAAATTGGATGTGAAAAAAGCACCAGTACCTCCGGCTGATCATCCCCAATGGGACATCAGCGAATCCGAATCAGAGCACAAGGACGAACAAGAGCACGAAAGTGAATTCACGACTGATACATCTGATGATGaggaataa
- the LOC129945874 gene encoding uncharacterized protein DDB_G0286299, with protein sequence MALKVYVSGMSGNKEVKKRQQRVLMILDSKNVKYELIDITEPGKEAEKDMMQTKSSSNGATVSDPNPRHPLPPQIFNDEEYCGDYDAFDLANEIDTLDQFLKLAPADTTSVSTAQIELKNGEKETTDAPPTEPAEENKENEENKENGESKDETGADGEEKKEKTDGDAEDGEAEKKTPSDENAGEEANGEEKTEEESKELKASENEESKETKTDEAAKPDENAEKKDDAKDEKEGEDPEEKAKSDDSKPVADEDKEESENESDNEENSEKISQTDKAESSDGKVDKTEGDGKKGDKDPEEGTTKDDSSPVAEETKDAPLKEEESKEEVVSKEEESKEESVPKEKESKDEESSEEEESDSEEESVIDESKKDIVENVTEAKENVESTNEEKDKQEEKSSSKTEEKTDDEKAQTQSSEETLEESKVESNLTESDDKVVANPENENVSNEETPEKESINDDGAKDENKPTEIQSEEKLTTSEDSQITEDETKESLAKQENEESKTDETVTKDENPIASNVEEKPETEEDEILKDAKSKLENTEEPSENKDE encoded by the exons GTGAAAAAACGCCAACAGCGAGTCCTCATGATTCTGGACAGTAAAAATGTTAAGTACGAGCTTATCGATATAACAGAGCCCGGAAAAGAAGCCGAAAAAGACATGATGCAAACAAAATCAAGCAGCAATGGTGCAACGGTTAGCGATCCAAATCCCAGACACCCACTGCCTCCACAAATATTCAACGACGAAGAATATTGCGGCGACTACGATGCATTTGATTTGGCCAACGAGATCGATACTCTCGAccaattccttaaactagcacCAGCAGATACAACTAGTGTATCCACTGCccaaatcgaattgaaaaatggCGAAAAAGAAACAACCGATGCCCCTCCAACAGAACCGGCAgaggaaaacaaagaaaatgaagaaaacaagGAG AATGGTGAGTCAAAGGATGAAACAGGTGCAGATGGTGaagagaaaaaggaaaaaaccgATGGCGATGCTGAAGACGGAGAAGCTGAGAAGAAGACACCTTCAGACGAAAAT GCCGGAGAGGAGGCGAATGGAGAAGAGAAGACCGAGGAAGAGTCCAAGGAACTTAAAGCTTCTGAAAACGAAGAAAGTAAAGAAACTAAAACCGATGAAGCTGCTAAACCAGATGAAAATGCAGAAAAGAAAGACGATGCCAAGGATGAGAAGGAAGGTGAAGATCCTGAAGAAAAGGCAAAATCAGATGATTCAAAACCAGTGGCCGATGAAGATAAAGAAGAATCTGAAAATGAAAGTGATAATGAGGAAAATTCTG aaaaaatatcacaaacaGATAAGGCTGAGAGTAGTGACGGAAAAGTTGATAAAACAGAAGGTGATGGTAAAAAAGGTGACAAAGATCCTGAGGAAGGCACAACAAAGGATGATAGTTCGCCTGTAGCAGAAGAAACTAAAGACGCTCCCTTGAAAGAAGAAGAATCAAAGGAAGAAGTAGtatcaaaagaagaagaatcaaAAGAAGAATCAGTGCCGaaagaaaaagaatcaaaagATGAAGAATcatccgaagaagaagaaagtgaCAGTGAGGAAGAGAGCGTTATAGACGAAAGTAAAAAGGACATTGTTGAAAATGTGACTGAAGCCAAAGAAAATGTAGAATCTACCAACGAAGAAAAAGACAAACAAGAGGAAAAGAGTTCgtcaaaaacagaagaaaaaactGATGATGAAAAAGCTCAAACTCAAAGTAGTGAAGAAACTCTTGAAGAATCAAAAGTTGAAAGCAATTTAACAGAATCAGACGATAAAGTAGTTGCGAACCCAGAAAATGAG AACGTATCTAACGAAGAGACTCCAGAAAAAGAATCAATTAATGACGATGGCGCCAAAGATGAAAATAAACCAACTGAAATCCAATCAGAAGAAAAGTTAACTACCTCAGAAGATAGCCAAATTACAGAAGATGAAACAAAAGAATCATTGGCCAAACAGGAGAATGAGGAATCAAAAACCGATGAAACCGTTACAAAGGATGAG AATCCCATAGCTAGCAATGTTGAAGAAAAGCCTGAGACCGAAGAAGACGAAATCTTAAAGGATGCCAAATCTAAATTAGAAAATACTGAAGAACCATCTGAAAACAAAGACGAGTAA